Part of the Moraxella ovis genome is shown below.
ATGCAGGCGACCGTAACTCTAAGTTTGCAGAGCCTGATGATGTGTCTAAGCGCATCGCTGCCCAAGTAATCGACTTCCTGGATTATGAAGTGAAAGCAGGCCGTCTACCTAAGAGCCTACTACCACTTCAATCAGGCGTGGGTAACGTAGCAAATGCGGTAATGGCAGGTCTGCTAGATGCGCCATTTGAAGATTTGATCGGATATACGGAAGTGCTACAAGACGGTATGCTTGATCTGATCTTGGCTAAGAAGATGAAAACCGCTTCGGCGACCGCTTTGTCATTTAGCCCAGATGCGCTAGCTCGCTTCAACGAGAACATCGAATTCCTAAAAGACAAAATCATCCTACGTCCAATGGAAATCAGCAACAACCCAGAGCTTATCCGCCGCTTAGGTGTGATCGGCATGAACTCAATGATCGAAGCTGACATCTATGGTAACGTGAACTCTACCCACGTCATGGGTACTCGTATGATGAATGGCATCGGTGGTTCGGGTGACTTTACTCGTAACGGTTTCTTTAGTTTCTATGTCAGCCCATCTACTGCTAAGGGCGGTGCAATCTCTGCGATCGTGCCAATGGTGTCGCATCATGACCACACTGAGCATGACGTGATGTTCATCGTGACCGAACAAGGCATGGCTGACCTACGTGGTAAGTCTCCACGTCAGCGTGCGAAGCTAATCATCGAGAACTGCTCACATCCTGACTATCGCGACATGCTGCGTGATTACTATGATCGAGCTGAAGTGGCAAGCAAAAAGGCAGGCGGTATCCACACGCCACACTTATTGCTAGAAGCGCTATCATGGCATCAACGTTTCATCGAAACTGGTGACATGCGCATCAAATAAGCCATCTGTTTAACCAATAAAAACACCCAAGTTATCGCTCGGGTGTTTTTATTTGGTGTGCTGATAAGATAAGGGGTTAGTTGTGCATCACTCGATAGACAGGCATGCCGATGTCGTCATGAAGTGCGGTTAAGTCCAATAGAACCAATGCGCCGAGCACTTCATGACCTGCTTTTTGGCACAGAGTCTTACTTGCCTTTAATGTGCCGCCAGTAGCTAACACGTCATCAACCAGTAACACTTTAGAGGCTGGTAAATCTGCCTTAATCTCTAGCGTATCATTGCCGTATTCTAGTCCGTAACTTTCGCTAAATAAAGGTGGTGGTAGTTTGCCTTGTTTGCGAATTAGTATGAGTGACTTACCTGTGCGCCCTGATAATAAGCTACCTATCACAAAACCACGAGCTTCTGTAGCAGCGAAGCATTCGACGGTGTTCATTAAGTCGTTGGGCAAAGCCTTTAATAATTCGTCAATCAGTGCATCCACATGACTGTATAGCAGTGGCGTGATGTCATAAAAATCAATACCGTCTTTTGGGAAATTAGGAATTGTTTGAATAAACTGCCAAAATGGATGATTGTTTGTCATAAAAGTACCAAAGATCAAGCATTAAAACCGCTGATTATACCAAAATTCTGTCATGAATTTATAGAGTTATATGAGCAAGCAATAAAAAATGCAGACCTTGAAATCTGCATTTTTATGAAGGGGCTAACTAAGCTTTTGATGCGATCGGTTGATCATTCACCAGTGCATCAGGGTCGCCTGCGATGCTTTCGCGTTTCACGAACAAGAAGAACGCAGCGGTCGTCAGGACAGTCAAGCCAATACCGATATACAGTGACAGCGTGTAATCAAGACCGAAGCCGATTTTGTTGTAGGCGAGGAATGTATAGCATGCAGCGCTCATGAAGATGGCTGGTAGCGTACACACCCAATGCAACTTGCGATAGCGATACAGATAGCCTGCCGCTGTCCATAGCATCACCACAGCAACGGTTTGGTTTGCCCAGCTGAAGTAGCGCCATAGGATTTGGAAGTCTACTTTAGAGATGACAAAGCCAATCACAAATAGCGGAATCGCGATCCAAAGACGCTTCATTAGCGTGCGTTGTTCCATGTTTAGGAATTCAGAGATGATCAGACGTGCCGCACGGAATGCTGTGTCACCCGAGGTGATTGGTAGAATAACCACGCCAAGCACCGCAAATACACCACCAATCGCACCTAGGTAGCCGATAGAGCTGTCATAGACGACTTTAGAAGGTGAGCCTGCAGAGATGGCTTCTTGTAGTGATACTAGATCAGGGTAGAATGACAAACCAACTGCACACCAAATAAGGGCGATTACGCCTTCAGCAATCATCGCGCCATAGAAGATGAAGCGACCTTCGGATTCGTTCATTGCACAGCGTGCCATAAGTGGCGTCTGCGTAGCGTGGAAGCCTGACAGCGCACCACAAGTAATGGTTAGGAATAATAAAGGCCAGATTGGCAGATCGCCTTTAGGTTGGAAGTTTTGGAAGAAACTCTCTACCGTCAGACCGCCCATGCTATTAAAGAAATAGCTCTCAGCGCTACCAAGCTCGTTAGCGACCAGACCGTAAGTCATACCAAGTGACATGAACAGCAATAGACCGCCAAAGAATGGATAAACACGACCGATGATTTTGTCGATTGGTAGCAAAGTTGCAATGATGTAATATAAGAAGATGATTGCTGTCCAAGCTACGATGATACCGTCTTTGGTTAGGCCAAAGGCGGTATTGGCAACATCGCCTGCAGCCGCTGCCATACTTTCTGCATTATTGATAGATACCGTGCCTGTGGCTTGGGTGCCGAACATATCTAGCGTGATTGAGCTTAATAGCTGAGCTGGGCTGGCAACGAATACTACGCCAACCAGAATCAGCAGAACCACCGCAAGCAGGTTAATGAAATGCTTAACCGGTGCGCCTAAGTATTTGCCCGTCAGATAAGGCATACTGGCGCCACCGTTACGCACAGATAACATGCCGCACATATAATCGTGTACCGCACCGGCAAAAATACAGCCGAGAACAATCCACAGCATCGCCACCGGTCCATAAAGCGCACCTAGAATTGGGCCGAAGATTGGGCCTGTGCCAGCGATGTTTAATAATTGAATAAGCCAAATTTTACCTTTTGACATCGGAACGTAATCCACGCCGTCAGCCATTGTGTAGGCGGGCGTGTTTTTGTTTGGGTTGATGACAAAGATTTTTTCGATGATTTTACCGTAAACGAAGTAACCGATGACCAGTACGGCAACACAAAAAAAGAACCATAACATGAGTGTTATTCCTAAAGATCTATGACGATTGTCACAATAGATAACTGCTTTATCAGCGCAGTTTAATCATTGGCTAAAATAACTAAATTTTATACAATTGTAAAGCAAAAATTAACCAAAACATAACAATTTAATTAAATAATTTTTAGACTGTCTAAATTTTAGGCAAGCTCATGATATTTATCAAAATTCATGATTCAAACCGTTTGATACGAATTCGGTGATTGGATTGTCAAAATAAAAACACACACTATATTTAGTGCGTGTTTTTGGGTGAAGCATAAATCAGCGTTCTAAGATACAAGTAACGCCTTGACCGCTTGCGGCACAGATGGATATTAGTGCGCGGCCTGAGCCTTTTTGGGCAAGTAGTTTGGCGGCGGTCGCAAGGATGCGTCCACCAGTGGCAGCAAAGGGATGTCCTGCTGCCAGGCTTGAGCCATTAACGTTAAGCTTCCTGCGGTCAATCGAACCAAGTGGCGCATCTAGACCTAGGCGGTTTTGGCAGAACTTTTCGTCCTCCCAGGCTGCTAGGGTTGATAACACCTGAGAGGCGAAAGCTTCATGAATCTCATAAAAATCAAAATCTTGAAGGGTTAGGCCAGCACGCTCTAGCATCTTTGGCACGGCATAGGCAGGTGCCATGAGTAGACCTTCAGTGAGGCCTTGCTTGCCCACAAAATCAACCGCTGCCGTCTGCTGGTGTGTGATATAGGCAAGTGGTTCAAAGCCATGCTCTACTGCCCATTCTTCGCTAGATAGCAGTACGCAAGAGGCACCGTCAGTCAGAGGCGTGGAGTTTGCGGCGGTCATGGTGGGGTTGGCGTTCTTTTTGCCAAATACAGGTTTTAAGCTGGCAAGTTTATCAAGAGTGGTATCAGCTCGTAAGTTATTATCACGGCTTAGACCCTTGTAGGGACTGATGAGATCATCAAAAAAACCTTCATCATAAGCACGAGCCAAATTCTGATGGCTGGCATAAGCCAAGGCGTCTTGGTCGGCGCGATTGATGTCCCACTCTAGTGCGGTGATGGCTTGGTGTTCACCCATGGATAGGTGTGTGCGCGGTTCGCCATTTTGAGGGAAGGCGAGTAG
Proteins encoded:
- a CDS encoding acetyl-CoA hydrolase/transferase family protein gives rise to the protein MSIDRIRHAGLREKVMSADQAAEFVKDGMMLAVTGFTGAGYPKALPTAIANKAKAAHAKGDKFSIGMVTGASTAPECDGVLAEANAVHFRSPFQSDPTLRNGINAGNVAYQDMHLSHVEQQMRQGFYGEFDIAIIEAAGITEDGKIIFAMGIGHGVEAVKNAKKVIIEINAALSEGLEGMHDIYGDVGLPPHRKPIPIVGAFDRVGTPALECDADKILGIVLTNAGDRNSKFAEPDDVSKRIAAQVIDFLDYEVKAGRLPKSLLPLQSGVGNVANAVMAGLLDAPFEDLIGYTEVLQDGMLDLILAKKMKTASATALSFSPDALARFNENIEFLKDKIILRPMEISNNPELIRRLGVIGMNSMIEADIYGNVNSTHVMGTRMMNGIGGSGDFTRNGFFSFYVSPSTAKGGAISAIVPMVSHHDHTEHDVMFIVTEQGMADLRGKSPRQRAKLIIENCSHPDYRDMLRDYYDRAEVASKKAGGIHTPHLLLEALSWHQRFIETGDMRIK
- a CDS encoding adenine phosphoribosyltransferase — protein: MTNNHPFWQFIQTIPNFPKDGIDFYDITPLLYSHVDALIDELLKALPNDLMNTVECFAATEARGFVIGSLLSGRTGKSLILIRKQGKLPPPLFSESYGLEYGNDTLEIKADLPASKVLLVDDVLATGGTLKASKTLCQKAGHEVLGALVLLDLTALHDDIGMPVYRVMHN
- a CDS encoding carbon starvation CstA family protein; this translates as MLWFFFCVAVLVIGYFVYGKIIEKIFVINPNKNTPAYTMADGVDYVPMSKGKIWLIQLLNIAGTGPIFGPILGALYGPVAMLWIVLGCIFAGAVHDYMCGMLSVRNGGASMPYLTGKYLGAPVKHFINLLAVVLLILVGVVFVASPAQLLSSITLDMFGTQATGTVSINNAESMAAAAGDVANTAFGLTKDGIIVAWTAIIFLYYIIATLLPIDKIIGRVYPFFGGLLLFMSLGMTYGLVANELGSAESYFFNSMGGLTVESFFQNFQPKGDLPIWPLLFLTITCGALSGFHATQTPLMARCAMNESEGRFIFYGAMIAEGVIALIWCAVGLSFYPDLVSLQEAISAGSPSKVVYDSSIGYLGAIGGVFAVLGVVILPITSGDTAFRAARLIISEFLNMEQRTLMKRLWIAIPLFVIGFVISKVDFQILWRYFSWANQTVAVVMLWTAAGYLYRYRKLHWVCTLPAIFMSAACYTFLAYNKIGFGLDYTLSLYIGIGLTVLTTAAFFLFVKRESIAGDPDALVNDQPIASKA
- a CDS encoding acetyl-CoA C-acetyltransferase, with amino-acid sequence MTTIKKVAILGGNRIPFARSNGAYADASNIDMLSAALEGLVSRFELSDKDIGEVVAGTVLKHSRDLNLTREALLNTTLAPTTPAYDISQACGTGLQAAFAVANKIALGHIDSGIAGGTDTTSDAPIALGDGIRKPLLRLNNAKDAKSRLSALSSINPKNLLAFPQNGEPRTHLSMGEHQAITALEWDINRADQDALAYASHQNLARAYDEGFFDDLISPYKGLSRDNNLRADTTLDKLASLKPVFGKKNANPTMTAANSTPLTDGASCVLLSSEEWAVEHGFEPLAYITHQQTAAVDFVGKQGLTEGLLMAPAYAVPKMLERAGLTLQDFDFYEIHEAFASQVLSTLAAWEDEKFCQNRLGLDAPLGSIDRRKLNVNGSSLAAGHPFAATGGRILATAAKLLAQKGSGRALISICAASGQGVTCILER